Part of the Heptranchias perlo isolate sHepPer1 chromosome 20, sHepPer1.hap1, whole genome shotgun sequence genome is shown below.
AATTTAGTAGATCAtgtgctgatttgatcgaagctttcaagatattaagaggaactgatgggatagatagagagaaaatatttccgctcGGTGGGGTTTTTAGGACTCGGCGAACATCGCCTAAAcacgagtcaggactttcaggagtgaagttaggaaaccctTTCTCACCGGCACCTgcagtcccaggatctcctcaAACACCAGCCCCATTAACACTCTTGGTCACCGGATATTACATTCCCATGACGTCCTCtatctcccgtcccattaacgcaTTGATCAGCGGCACCGACAGTTCCGGGTTCTCCTCTACCTCCAGCAACATTAACACATTGATCACCGGCACCTAaattcctgggatctcctctaccccccaccaccccattaacacactgatcagcggcacctacagtcccgggatctcctctaacccccccccccccccaaccccattaaCTCACTGATcagcggcacctacagtcccgggatctcctctacctccgccctcccccccccacccccaactaacacactggtcaccggcacctacactcccgggatctcctctacctcccccctcaccaccccattaacacactggtcaccggcacctacactcCCGGGATCTGCTCTATCTCCCGCCCCATTATAAACCTGTTTACCGGTACCTACTATCCCGGGATCTCCTTTACCTCCCGCACCAtttacacactggtcaccggcacccacATTCCCAGCATCTCCTCTACATCCCGCCTCATTAACAACCTTGTATGCTTGTTTATTTTATGACCTTAAATTTCTCCAATATAGTAACTCATTTGGTGCATTTAGTTGCCACTTGATATTTTACAACTTGTACTTgcttgatacccggacttcaatggttaagttacgaggagagattacacaaattcgggttgtattctctagagtttagaaggttaaggagtgatctgatcgaagtttataagatattaaggggaacagagagggtggatagagagaaactatttccgctggttggggattccaggagtagggtgcacagtccaaaaattagagccagacctttcaggagcgagattagaaaaagaagtttggaactctcttccgcaaacggcaattgatactagctcaattaccaaatttaaatctgtgatagataactttttgcaaccaaaagtattaaaggatatgggccaaaggcgggtatatggagttaggtcacagatcagccatgatcttatcaaatggcggagcaggcacgaggggctgaatggcctactcctgttcctatgttcctgtgttcccagaTGTTAACTGAGAAACGCTGTAAAATGCTGTACAAATAGCCTCAGTTGATAAACGATTCTCTGATTGCAGAATATACAGTGTTTGCAGTGCCGTAGCCTGGTAGAGAGATTCAGACACCGTATGGCAAAGCACTGACTCTGCTTCACATCTTCCAATTATTTAATGAAATTAACAATcacagtaaagggatatttcaccacattcttcaactgctctctgaatttagtctgtgtcacggcataaatacaagtgttcgtGCAGCAACTCAGAAGCTGAATCATGAGTCCTATTTCTTGTACAAAGGAATGTAGATATACAGAAGAATACCCTAAATAATATATCCGGTTGCATATAGAAAACACCATATACAGCGCCCAAAACAGTATAAAGTTTCctgagataacaaacagtaaaatgatggacttccttctgttctccatctctgggtctctgggattctccccactgctgttgcctctgagtctcgtgcgggctctgctggccactaagaTGTGCCTGACGGTTAAGGCATTGAGCagtagaatcagaacaaatgggacccccggagtgaggatataataaAGGAGTTCGATTGCTGCCCACACACGTGAATACAGAAAATTGAGTGTTACATCACAAAACCAGGGTTCATTGACAAGCATATACCGACCCgtgaacataaagtaccagaaaataTTCTTCAAACAGCTCAGTACAGTCACggttccgagaaccacagccgccgttctttccgtgcaatatttagttttcagcttttggcaacaaatggccacaaatcgatcaaaggtgaaagtgacggtgaaccagacagaacagtctgtggctgcgaaaagcaggacggcgtggatattacacacaggAATGGACCGTTTCACGAACTGAAAGTGAAACATATAAGCAATCGGAATCTGCCTGAGTATCAgatcggtgataacgaccagtagatccgcctctgccatcgccaccaggtagcgagtgacacatttcgagagaccgcactttccccgagacatgATCAGAATCGTcaataagttaactgtaaggaagagAAATAAACAAGGAAATTATTCATCAGGctcggaccccctgtaaatattagtgccttctcttgaccccctgtaaatattagtgccgtctctggattcctgtaaatattagtgccttctcttgaccccctgtaaatattagtgccgtctctggattcctgtaaatattagtgtcttctcttgatcccctgtaaatattcgtgccgtctctggattcctgtaaatattagtgccgtctctggattcctgtacatattagtaccatctctggattcctgtacatattagtaccgtctctggattcctgtaaatattggtgccatctttggatcccctgtaaatattagcaccatctctgggttcctgtaaatattagtaccgtctctggattcctgtaaacaTTAGCACCATTTCTAGATCCTCTCTAAATATTAGTAgtgtctctggatctcctgttaaaattagcaccatctctggatcccctgttaataacAGTACTGTCTcttgatcccctttaaatattagtaccatctctggatcccctgtaaatattagtactatatCTTGATCCCACTGCAATTATTATTACTGCCTCTGGatcaactgtaaatattagttctgaCTCTGCAtcgccagtaaatattaatacattctctatatctttctgtaaatattagtatcatcttTGGAcccaatgtaaatattagtaccgtctctggacccaatGTAAATATGAGTAACACCTCTGGATTCTCTGTCAATTGTAGTGCTGTCtcttgatcccctgtaaatattcgtgtcGTCTGTGGATCCCGTGTAGATAATAGTACCGtcgctggatcccttgtaaatattagtaacgtcactggatcccctgtaaatattactaccatctctggatcccctgtaaatattagtaccatctatggattccctgtagatattagtaccatctatggattccctgtagatattagcgccgcctctggatcccctgtaaatataatcACCATctcgggatcccctgtaaatatttatgcTATCTCTGTATCTCCTGTAATATTCGTGCcgcctctggaccctctgtaaatattagtaccgcctctggatcacctgtaaatatttgtactatCTATGAATTTCCTGTAAACAttcgtgccgtctctggatcccctgtaaatatttgtactatCTCtgtatctcctgtaaatattcgtgcctccactggatcccctgtaaatattagcaccatctctggatcccctgtaaatacttacACACCCCAAGGACACATTGTAACTTAAATCTCACATTCATAAAACCTGCGTTTATATATTTCCCACTCCTGTTCCCCGTATCAATATATCTCCCATCGCGGGTACCGCCTCTAAATATTAAGCTCGATATGGATACTTACCAGGCGCACCAACAGCAGCGAGTGTTGGACAGGGAATGACAAGAACAGTAATAAAGAGAAAAATGTTTCAtagaattaataactggatacagagacttaccaggaacaccaacagcaaCGAGGAGAGGATAATAAATTACTTTTATCCCCATAAGCGCATAAAATATCCACCACTCTATTGATATTGAATCATAATCGTCATGCAGATATTGAAAAACCCAGAATGGACTAgaccaatctattgttctcagattccgacccattgttgtaatattccaatctattattctcagattccgacccattgttgtaatattccaatctattattctcagattccgacccattgttgtaacattccaatctattattctcagattccgacccattgttgtaacattccaatctattgctcTTCGATTCCGATCTATGCTTTCCCTTTCTGTAGAGCCGCTGATCTCTGTTAGTGCCGGAGGTTATGCTCCAACTGACACTATGGGAGAACATGTTGAAAGAAGTCGATTATTTATAGCAGAGAGAAACACTTCAATGACACAATTAGGGCCCATGGAGACTGATATTAATTACACTcgctgaacaaacagattcagttaataactttaaatccaacaatttttatatcacaacatatatttaaccaaatattacacagatagaatgcccaaagcccagtatattattttaataaatgtttGAAAGAACCGAAACTATGAGACCCGCAGTCTGACAGCACGGATGTGAAGCCAGAGCAGCTTCATTTACAAATTGCAGATTATTTCCGAGTGAAATCGTTTAGTTTCAGAGAGTTTCTAACCAATTCTCAAGGGTTGAGCTTACACTGAGATGGAAACTGAACTATTCTACCATTCAGTTTGGAGATCATCCCGTGAATATTTTTACAATCTCTCGATACCCTGTCAATATCGGCAAGCCTATGGACCCTCTTGTAAACATTGGGACAGTCTCTGGATCTACCTGCAAAAAATGGCACTGTCTTTggattctactgtaaatattcgcATAGTCTATGGATTTCCCTGCGAATATTCCTACAGAAAATGATAAAGGCTCTGGATATTTCTAAAAATATTGTTCGGCTACTGCGATTCCTGACGCAATCTGTGGACTGTATAAATATGTTTGCTGTCTAGTATGCCTGTAAATATtgaatcactcccacagaccccgaTAAATGCTGACATAATCTGGGTACATCTTGAATGTCTATAGTCCCTGGTACCGCtgcaaatatcgactcactctcacagacccctgaacatactgacacaatctggggattCCCTGAATGTCGACAGTCCTtgatacccctttatatattaacCCGCTCTCACAGATCCGCGTACATACCGACACAATACAGAGGCTCTCAGAATACCTACAGCCCttagtacccctttatatattaacacactctcacagacccctgtaaatgatGACACATTCTGGTGATTCCATGAATGTCTATAGCCCATTGTACCCCTTTATATAATAacccactctcacagaccccggtaacattctggcgaCTTCCTGAATGTCTATAGCCCattgtacccctttatatattgattcactctcaCAGAACCCGATATATTCTGAcgcaacaacaaaaaaacaacttgcatttatatagctcctttaaggtagtaaaacgtctctaggcgctttgcaggagcgattaacaaacataatttgacaccgagccacataaggagatattagaacaggtgaccaaaagcttgatcaaagagggagGTTGTAAGGAGCGTCTCcaaagaggagaaagaggaaaagaggcagagaggtttagggagggaattccagagatcagGGCTGAGATAGTTGAAGGCACaggcaccaatggtggggcgattaaaatcagggatatggaagaggcaagaattagaggaacacagtgatctctgagggttgttgggctgcagGAAGTTAAAGAGataagggcgaggccatggagggatttcaacacaaggatgagaattttaaaatcgaggcgttcccggaactggagccaatgtaagttagcgagcacaggagtgatggtagAACGGGACATGGTccgagttaacatgcaggcagcagagttttggatgaattcaagtatatgaagggtggaagatgggtagCCCGACAGCAGACCATTGGAATTATCAACTCTGgaggtaacataagaacataagaaataggagcaggagtcggccaatcggcccctcgagcctgctccgccattcaataagatcatggctgatctgatcctaacctaaaatctaaattcatgtccaattgcctgcccgctccccgtaacccctaattccctttacttctaggaaactgtctatttctgttttaaatttatttaatgatgtagcttccacagcttcctggagcagcaaattccacagaactaccacccgctgagtgaagaagtttctcctcatctcagttttgaaagagcagccccttattctaagattatgccccctagttctagtttcacccatccttgggaacatccttaccgcatccactgatcaagccccttcacaatcttatatgtttcaataagatcgcctctcattcttctgaactccaatgagtagagtcccaatctactcaacctctcctcatatgtcctccccctcatccccgggattaaccgagtgaaccatctttgtactgcctcgagagcaagtatgtcttttcttaagtatggagaccaaaactgtatgcagtattccaggtgcggtctcaccaatatcttatataactgcagcaatacctccctgtttttatattctatccccctagcaataaaagccaacattccgtttgccttcttgatcacctgctgcacctgcaaactaaatttttgattttcttgcactgggacccccagatccctttgtactgcagtactttccagttgctcaacattaagataataactcgcTCTCCGAtttctcctgccaaagtgcataacctcacattttccaatattgtattgcatctgccaaatctccgcccactcacccagcctgtctatatcaccttgtaggttttttatgtcctcctcactctctattttccctcccatctttgtatcatctgcaaactttgatatgttacactcgttcccctcctccaaatcgttaatatagattataaagagttgaggacccagcaccgaccactgcggaacaccactggctacaggttgccagtccgagaatgtaccatttatcccaactctctgcttcctgttagataaccaatcctccacccatgccagaatattacccccaatcgaatgattctttatcttgagcaataatcttttatgtggcaccttgtcgaatgccttctggatgtccaaatacactacgtccactggttcccctttatccaccctgtaaaggcatggatgaggtttcagcagcagattaacTGACGCAGGGGTGGaaacggacgatgttactgaggtggaagttgGTGGCCTTGGTGCTGGAgtgaatatgtggtcggaagctcatttcagcgtcaaataggacgccaaggttgcgaacagtctggctcagcctcagagagtggacaaggagaaggataGTGCCGGTttccagggaacggagtttgtggcagggaacaAAGCCAATGGCTTCAGTATTACCAATAttgagttggaggaaatttttgctcatccagtactggaggtcggacaagcattgtgacaaatcaaagacagtgaaggggtcgagagaggtggtggtgaagtcGAGCTGGgtttcatcagcgtacatgtggaatctgatgtgtttacggatgatgtcgctgaggggcagcatgtgagggagaaatagacgggggccaaggatagatcctggtgggactccagaagtaatggtGCCGGAGCTGGAAGAGAAATCATTGCTGGTGATTCTatggctacgactgaatagataagaatggaaccaggcgagcgcagtcccacccagctggacaatggaggagaggcgttggaggaagatggtgtggttcGCCGTGTCATAGGCTGCAGACTGGTCGAGGCAGACACATTTAGCTCATAAACAGACACGAGCACTCCTACACAGACGATGCGAGATCCTACACAGATCCAAACTGCTCCTAAACTTACCCAGATGACTcctacacagtcccacccagctggacgacataggagagacgttggaggaggatggtgtggtcaaccgtatcaaaggctgcagactggtCGAGACAGACCCATTCAGTTCCTACACAGATCCAGACTGGTCCTACACAGAATTATGGAGATCTTACAATGACCTATGGAGATCCTACACAGAGCCAGACAGCTCTGGCCCAAGCCCAGGCAACTGTCACCTAGACCTAGACAACTGCGACACAGACCCAGACAACTGCCACCCAGACCCCACAGCTCATTTAAAGACATATGGAGATCCGACACAGATGTATGGAGATCTTACACAGAACCAGATACCTCCTAAGGATACCCAGACATCTCCACCACAAACACTGATATGTCCTACCGAGAGGCAGTCACATCCTACTGAGATGTAGACATGTCCTATCAAGACGCAGACACCTCCTACTCAGACACAGTCTGTTCCAACCAAACACAGACGTCTCCTACCGAGACATCTCCTACCAAAACGCAGACAACTCCTCCACAGACGCCGGTATCTCCTACCCAGGCGCAGACAGGTCTCATCCAGACCCAGACAGCTATTATGAAGACCTAGATAGCACCTAACGCAGACATCTCCTACCGAGACATCTCCTACCAAAACACAGACAACTCCTCCACAGACGCAGGTATCTCCTACCCAGGCGCAGACAGGTCTCATCCAGACCCAGACAGCTATTATGAAGACCTAGATAGCACCTAACGCAGACATCTCCTACCGAGACATCTCCTACCAAAACACAGACAACTCCTCAACAGACGCAGGTATCTCCTACCCAGGAGCAGACAGGTCTCatccagacccagacagctcttaTGAAGACCTAGATAGCACCTACCTAGACACAAACAACTCCCAAGCAGACGCAGATAGCTCCTACCCAGGCCCAGACAAATCCTAGCCAGTCTCTGAAAGCTCCTAGCCGGTCGCAGACAGTTCTGACCAGAACCTGACACCTCCTGCACAAACCCATTCAGTTCCTTTAAAGGGCCCATTCAGCTCGTTTGACAGATACAGGCACTAGTACACAGACGCACCGAGCTCCTACGCAGATCCCGACTGCTCCGAAACATACCCACAtggctcctacacagacccagacagatctggcatggacttgttgggccaaatggccggagTCTatgctgtgctgtacattctatgtaatcctactCATTCCCTggcactccaacacagacccagaGAAACACGACACAGACCCAGTGAGCTCCTACACAGTCGGAAACAGCACCTACCCAGCCCCAAACAATTCATACCCAATCGCAGAGAGCTCCTACACAAACCTATCCAACAGGCACTCAGGCACAGACAGCTGACACCCAGACCCAGACAACACTTacgcagacccagacagctcctactcAGGCCTATGGAGCTCCCAAGCAGACCGATGAAACTCCTAGACATGCCCTCAtatctcctacacagacccagacaaacGACACACAGCCCCAGGCAACTCCCCCACACACCCAGGCAGCAGACATGTAGAATTATACAGCTTCAACACAGAACTATGAAGATTCTGCACAGACACAGGCGTCTCTCACTCAGGCACAGTCGGCTCCTACACGGACCCGGATAGCtcttacacagacacagacggCTCCAACACAGCCCCAGACAGCTcttacacagacacagagagctcCCACAAAGACCCAGACGGCTCCTACAGAGACCAAGAGAGCACATATACTGACATAGACATTTCCAACACAGACCTTTAGAGATccgacacagacccagacaggtcCTAAACAGACCAGACTGTTCCTACACAGACACAAACGGCTCCTACACTGGTCCAGGCGTCTCCTATCCAGAGGtaaaacagggaactatgggccagttaccctgacatcagtagcagagaaaatgctggaatctatttctAAAGGTGCAGCAACAGGGCAGATAGGAAATCACAATATGATTCGGCAGAATTAGCACGGCTTTATCCGGTTGAAATAGTGTATGCTATCCATTAGAGTTTATTGAGGGTGCAACTTGCAGGGTTGATCAGTGGGAAcgagtgaatgtagtatatttgtattttcaaaaggcattcgataaggtgccatgtaAGAGGTTGTTgctcaagattagggctcataggattgagggtaatacattagcatggatagaggattgattaacggacagaaaacaaagagtagaaacggaatcatcgaaaatttaaggcacagaaggaggctggcaGTAAATGAGTCACTCAGACTAAAagcacatggaatcatagaaatatagaacagttacagcatggaaggaggccattcggcccatcaagtccgcacctgctctacgcaagagcaatccagctagtccttttCCCCCGCCAATAAAttactgaaagccgataaatcaccagggcccgatgatctgcatcccagagcagTAAATcaggtagccatggaaacagtggatgcattagttgttgtcttccaaaattctatagattatggaatagttcctgcagatcggagggtggcaaatgtaatcccactatttaaaaaaggagggagagagaaaacggggaactccAGACAGGCTGCCCaaacatcagcagtagggaaaatgttcGAGTCTACTATACCATAAACATTTCCAGCTgtgtgcgtctgattttccaccatttaatctGCGGTCAGATAACAGGCATCTGAAAAATATCTAAAACAACCGAGATTGGCTTGAAGGAaatcggaatacttcttgacagacaagttccgaaggttgcaggcgagcttgtttatcctgacttggatatttctgcagtgagccacACCAGAACGTTTCCACAATGAcattccctttattttggaaatatAAAaaggtattcacattccgacaggtttcagttgatttgtgagagatcgttaaaggatcaatctccggttaaggcggcctttttctctctctctctgttggccgaatccaaaatgaaattggagctggactaatcaggcaagaaatcaggaatcattttaggaaacaaaatacggccgaaagctggaactctctcatcccaaaggatgtggattgtggctcaattcaaattttcaagtctGATATTGATCGATCTTTTTTCGGTTCGGTTACCAAGGGGTATGAGTCGAAGGCGGGGAAACAGAGTTGAGTTGCAGATCatctcatgatctaattgaatggggcagcaggttagaggggctgaatggtcttctcttgtcccgatgttcctatactgctcagcgcggggctGAATGACTGTTAAATGacatcagactgactccagaatgaaaagcgGGTGTTCAGAGGCAGCCACCCTGAGATTgtcggacaaactgaacccctgcagcaacGTCACCACCagcctctctgcaataataggtTGGGAAAAAACACTGTTACTGGTATGGCTcgctcagtcggtaaagcacgaTAACTCGTTCAGCTCAGTGGTCGTGAGTTCAAGCCACGCATTGGATgctttgtgttctatttttcacagtggGTGATGAAAGATTCTGATCTCCAGTTGATGAAATCCAATTAAAAAACAGAcgcaacactgagctgtgtgaaaggaaaccgtgagcgttgccaaatatccagtccctcccgattcgaccttctcattccctccacatgggacccGGCAGATACCGTTTAAATAGGcttcatttttg
Proteins encoded:
- the LOC137336070 gene encoding probable G-protein coupled receptor 139, whose protein sequence is MGIKVIYYPLLVAVGVPVNLLTILIMSRGKCGLSKCVTRYLVAMAEADLLVVITDLILRQIPIAYMFHFQFVKRSIPVCNIHAVLLFAATDCSVWFTVTFTFDRFVAICCQKLKTKYCTERTAAVVLGTVTVLSCLKNIFWYFMFTGRYMLVNEPWFCDVTLNFLYSRVWAAIELLYYILTPGVPFVLILLLNALTVRHILVASRARTRLRGNSSGENPRDPEMENRRKSIILLFVISGNFILFWALYMVFSICNRIYYLGYSSVYLHSFVQEIGLMIQLLSCCTNTCIYAVTQTKFREQLKNVVKYPFTVIVNFIK